The Urocitellus parryii isolate mUroPar1 chromosome 13, mUroPar1.hap1, whole genome shotgun sequence nucleotide sequence ATGTCTTTCCCCCATCTGCCAGGGCTGAAGTCCAGATCTCTTTGGAGAGGTAACAGCCATGACCCACTAGTTGGAGATGTTCAATGAAGTGCCCAGCTGGTCATACTCACTGAGGAGCTACCCTATGGGTGCCAGAAGCCTCCAATGGGGAAGTGACATGGCACAGAATTTGCAGGAAGCTGCTGAGGGGGGCAGTGCCTCTGAAACTCATTGGGGTATGCACTGCTGGTTGTCTCCCACACTGCAGAAACCGAGAGAGCACACcagatcaaaaaagaaaagttcctTCCTCCTCTACTGGCCCTCTAGCCCCGTATACTATTAAAACCCATATCATGTCAGCTTGATGCCAGTATTGCAGATAGTACAATGAAGGGTAGATTTTAAATTAGGAGGCAATAAATTGATAGATGTCATGGGTGCTGAGAATTAGTACAAAAAGGACTTTGATTAAGGCAACATCATCCCTAGGGGCACCAGCTACATCAGCTTATTACTTTGTTGTCATTAGACTTTCATTATCATTCTGATTTCATCTTCATCAAGCAATCTTATTAACTTCCTATGAAACTTAGctataataaaaatgcattaattcaCTCTGTTTTGTATGATGATTACATAGTAATTTTCATGATGGTGTTATTACTCGGTTTCATGAACTTGGTTTATAAGATTCTACTCCAAGAGGGAAATCCATACCTAGTGTGTTGATTGAGAGGCATGTGATGACACAAACTTCAAGGTCAGATCCTGAACCTTAGCAATTCACCAAAGTAATCCATTCTATTAATCCAATGAAGTGTCCTTGAAAACTGCCTCTCAACCTTCCCCCATGCATCAGATCCTGATACTACCCTCTTAAGTATCCTTTGCATCAAGTAGGAGCtacattaaaatgcatttttaaaaaatgatcaaatcACCTATCTTAAACAGCTAAATGGATTATAATTGGTTTTTCATCACTATAATGTAATACATGGGACAGCTAACTTTATAAAGATAAGAAGTTATTTAGCTCACGGTTTGGGAGCTTCAAGTACATGTCACCTGCATTGGCTCAGTTCTGCTGTGTTGCATCATGGCAGTGACATGATAGGAGAGCATGCAGGAGCAAGTGATTACATGAAGCAGTGAAAGTGACTCAAAGGTCAGACTCAGGCTTTTCTAGTCTCTCACAAGAACTCACCAGGGTCCCATGAGAAATACCTTATCCATTTCCAGGACAGGCTTCTAGGGACCacccactgagctccatctcttAAAGATCCCATCAGTTCCTGCATCACGGCACTGGGAACCAAGCTCCCAAGACATCAACCCTTGGAGGCCAAaggtattcaaaatatatattgtcTGAATCATTTAGGGTAGATTATTTAAGGTCTCAGGGGCCAGAGACTCCACTATAATTCCTTAAGTGCTTTTGGGATTTTTcttattagcatttttaaagggacaaattatatatttccaaaattcatatattgaagcccTGAGTCCCAGTACCTTAtgatataattgtattttttggAGATAAGGCCTTTAAGGAGGTTAAATGAGGTTATTAAATGGGCTCTAATGCAATATAACTGGTGACCTTATAAGAGGAAATTAGTACACAAACAACACAGACTGAGATGACCACATGAGAATAAGCAAGAAGATGGCCATCTATAAGCTCAGGAGAGAAACCAAAACTTCTGAtatttgattttggacttctagcctctagaactgtaagaaaataaattcctcttCTTTAAGCctatttttgtggtatttttttatAGAAGCCTAGCATACTAATATTAAAGTTATTTCCCAAGTCTATATGAAATATTCCTAGCCTCaatttggtttcttttgtttgtttagcaGAGCTTTCATAAAACACTTGTACTTGAATAAGTAAAATGACCTTTGACCTTTGTCTAACTAAGCCTCTCACTGTCTCTGACTCCTGTGTTCTTTGTCTCTGTTTATTTTGTCACATTTCTCTGGTCATGTTTCAAATTCTCCACATTCTCTTGAGGTTCAGGGATAaagacaaagtaaaatattttagtgaggatctgattactttaaaaatgtagatttaaaaaagagttttctcCCCAACTCTTATCTGTTAcactttatttcattgtttttcacttCACAATGACATTATGTTATAGATTCAATCACATTATCAGCAATAGTGATTGTCTTTTAGACATTTTTTGGACTTAGCAAAATTTCTCATCCTCATTTGTGCCTGGTGTCCAAGTGTGTGGTCTTTGATGGACTTGACTAGGTTCCTGATAAATCACTTTATGCTGATGTCTGAAGAATTAATGTGAATAATCCATATTTTCACCTAAGTCATAAAGTTTATATTACTGGAAGGATCTGCCTTGATATGATTATAAGAGTcaccatgcctttttttttttacaaccttGGGTTATAATTTTCTTGTAGGCTCTTTACTAGCCTAACAGTATGTCTTGTTAGAAGAAGAATTGGTGGTGGAGATATGGATGCAGGTAATTTATTAAGGACATGTTCTTTGGGAAAAATCTTAATAGAGGTTTTACAGAATTAGGAAGGGAACTGAGCAAGGAATGATATAGTCCCAGGTAAAACCTAATCTTGGTTGAATCCTTGGAAAGGTTCTGGAGCCTTAAGAGCATGATTGCATTGCAGAGTTGCTCTTTTGATGCAGTGGGGGCAGTGAGGGTGAAATAGTTTCCTGGGCTAGTGGCTTTCATCATCCAGGGCAATTCTCCAAAGAAGGGGGCCGTTGTGGAAGATTAGgagttgtctttgtttttctcaatagtactggaaattgaacacaGGCCCTCATGTAAATGCCCTACTCCTGAACTACTCTCCCaatctttttgtttaattttgagtcagggtcttactaagttgcccaagcttgCCATTTTCCTGCCTCCCAATAGTTGAGATtagaggtatgcaccaccacacctggctggagtTGTCAGTTCTGGCTGCTGTTCCACAATGTCATAAACTGAGTAGcttataaacagcagaaatttatttttcacagttccagaggctagGAAGTTCatgatcaaggtgccagcatATTTGGTGTTTGGTGGAAAGCCATTCTCTCATAGATTGCACCTGTGTACTTACATGGTAGAAGGAGCCAATGAGCTTTGCTGGACCTGTTGTATAAGGGCACTAGTTACATTTATGAGGGCTCTGCCTCCATGACCTAATCATCTCCCAAAAGATTCCACCTGCTAATACCATCACTTTGGGAGTTaggatttcagcatatgaattttttgGGGAAAAGGATATTCAGACCATAGGAGGAGCCAACACTCACTGCAGCCAAGGGCAAGAGACATCAAACTAGTAGTGAGGTCTGCATTGGCAGTGCAACATAATCTAAAGAACATTAAGGCTAAAAGCATCTGTCATTGAGCAATCAGAGGTCACATTCTTAGTTAAAAGGATTTTATACTAAACATGTCACTGAACGGGTAGCAGGTGTGATAAAGGAAAGAGCTATTCTAACAGAGAAGCCTATTACTTCTTTCTCAAAGAATATAAAACGAAAGACTTGTTTTCATACAAAAACATaacttttccaaagaaaaaatgagttttaaattatttttttagttcagcTACAGTCCTGCTTCTTTCCAAAGGGAAGGCAGATAActcagagaaaactgaaaattttgagTTTAAGCAGATTTGTCTCAATTCTCACTCTACCAATTATTAATTCTATAGCCTTTCATACtctttctgagcctcagcttcctgatctgTAAAATGTATATAAGTTTAGAGGACTTTGGGAGGATGAGAGCAACTTCAGAGTTCTAGAAATAATTCAATTGATATCACCCGTTTCTGTTGTAAGTTACaagaaatctagaaaaaaagaGGAGCATGTTGTATGAGAACTGGGCTTGGATCCAGGCAGTCACATTTGCCAATTGTTTCCATCGACCTTCTTTGATCCCTTACACTTGAAAAGATGGACCCCTAAGGCTCCCACCTAACCCCAGAGTGAGTCAGGAATCCCGATACATTCCTTTCTCATGCTTCGTATATCTTATTATAttgcttgttttttatttgttccatttGAAACCTGCTAGAATCTGCTATTGCCTTCatgctttctagttcttttccAGCTACCTTTGTTCAATACTAACCTCCTAAGCATTTTATAATCATATCTCCTGCTCTCTTACTTTGCTAGAAGTACCATTGATTTAAGACTCAGACATCTTTACCCTGATTATTCTGCATCATATCTTTTCCTTTCCTGCATTACCTAAAATACATTCTTCTCTACTCCAGAATCATCTCCTAGCTTTATAATTTCTCACTGATACTCCTATTTATCACCTCTAACTAAGGGCTTTCCTAGTTCATTGTCACTCCTCTCCAATATTAACTCTCCTTGTCTGTCTACTTGACTTTCAGGGGGTCACCTCCCACTACTCCAGGCCACTTCACTGAATTTTCCTAGATTAGGAAGCtagttttaagaaattttcctCCTAATAAGAAAATacctatttcatttgttttattttctgctcttactacaataatttcctttctttcaacaTGGAGAGTAAATGACACTTGCATTTTCTATTCACACTTTTAGATGGCAAGATGGTAGCTGACAAAATGTTGACAGCAAAGCAAGAAATTATTGAATGTGTAGCCTCAACTGCTATATCTCCAGGAAGACTTCTTGGGAAAATTGCTTCAGTACAGATAGTTGAAGAAGCTTTGGACGGTCTGGACAACTCTGAGATGCAAAGGGAAAGTGCTACAATGAACAAAATGAGTCAGCTCCCTTCCCAGGAAAGACAGTACAGCCTGGCAATGTTCAACAAGAAAATCCCCACAGAGCAGTGTTTCCCTGAATGTCATGGAATTGAAGGAAATCTCAATCTGAACTCAAATGATATTACACCACAGAGAATTCACACAGGGGACAAGCTCTATGAGTGCTTTGACTGTGGGAAAGCCTTTTGCCAGAGCTCAAAGCTGATTAgacatcagagaattcatactggagagagacCTTATgcatgtaaagaatgtggcaaagccttcagtTTGAGCTCAGACCTTGTTAGACATCAGAGAATACACAGTGGTGAAAAACCATATGAATGTTgtgaatgtggaaaagctttcagGGGCAGCTCAGAGCTCATTAGGCATCGGAGaattcacacaggagagaaaccttatGAGTGTGgggaatgtgggaaagctttcAGCCGGAGCTCAGCCCTTATTCAGCATAAGAAAATTCACACTGGTGATAAAGGCTATGAATGTATTGAATGTGGTAAGGCTTTTGGTAGGAACTCTATCCTTATTGAGCATcaaagaattcacactggagagaaaccttatgagTGTAATGAATGTGGAAAATCCTTTAATCAGAGCTCAGCCCTTACCCAGcaccagagaatccacactggggagaaaccttatgaatgtaGTGAATGTAGGAAAACATTTAGACATAGATCAGGTCTTATGCAGCATCAAAGGACACACACCAGAGTTTAAGTCTGAGTAAGAGTTGTATAATTGTGAAATGCAAAAAATTCACTTTGAGGATGAGACTCAACAGAAGATAGAATTTTCCTGAGAGTAGGGTGTCTGTCCTTCCAGCCCAGTTCAGTTCTGTAAGAGGAGATCCACATGATTGTTATGATTGTTAAGTGTTAagtggaaagaattttttttaaatcaggtctTTGAAAAGAATGGTGGGTATTCTCTAGAAATGCCTAACTTTATCTGCATGAAGTCTCTCATCAATACCACCTTTACCTCACCAACCCAAATATAACTGCCACCGTGCAAGTCCAGAATTATGTACCTAAAAGAGCTCCTTACATGATGGCAAGGATAAGATCCCTGCTCAGCGTTTGTGCAGTTGGTAGGTGAAGGCATGTACTAAGAATTATTCAACTACCTGAATTGTTGACTTGTATGGGAAATGTTGAATTATGCCTTGGCTTGTTTTAACAAGATCCAAGGCAGTTTAATATTATCTGAGGAATGGTGGTTCATTGTTCCCACTTCCCGTTTCTCTCCACAGCCCTATGCTTCCTACAAGGCCAATTCAGGTTTGCTTTTTAATTAAGCACCTGCTGTGTTTAGCTATTTGGGACAGATATGGTCATTGCTGTCCCAGAGTTAAGAGTTAATGGAATATACATATTTactaaataagtaagtaaagtGCAATAAGTACTTTGATAGGATAAATCCAGGGTGTTTCTGGAGTACATGGCAGGGCTACCTTACCTGATCTCTAAAGACTTCTTGGATGTGCTAACATCTCAGTTGAGACCTAAACTGTAGAAATTAGCCAGGTCAAGGGCAGAAGAAGGCAGAGGTTATAGGACATATAAGGCATGAAAAGAAGAGAATCTGGAGACATCAGGACTCTTCACTTAGCAGGAATTAGTTGTCATAGTCTGGCAGGACATGTGGCTAAGAAGCCAGGACATGTGCCTAGAAGATATGTGTTGGATTTTCTCTATTTATAATCACTATACAGAACTTATAACCTATTACATTTTCAAGTACTCAGAATGAGGGTAGTAGAAGACTGGTACATCTTATGGAAACAGGCATGATGCACACCAAATAAAGAATATACATTGGAGGCTATAGGGACAGTGAGGGCTAGAGTGTGTGTTTTATGACCCTGGATCTCAGGAAATGGGAAACTTCCAGGGACCCAGAAATGAGAAGTTTGCCTTCCCAGACCCTATATTCTTCattcccttaccctaaccctcagCACCAGCTCTGTAAACTCTAAGCCACTTGAgggcaataaatatttgttaaattaaccAGATtcctcaaaattatattttcctaatttttactTTGGCAGTTTTAATTAACTTACAATTGTTGAGGGTAATTAATACttaagaacttttttctttttgggggtactaaggattaaactcaggggcagtagaccactgagccacatcctagccctattttgtattttattagacagtgtttcactgagttgcttaccttcttgctaaattgctggctttgaactcgcaatcttcctgcctccgccttctgagctactgggattacaggtgtgcaccaccatgcccggcccttaaaaacatttttgaagacTTGATGTTCATAGTTACTGTGGGTAATAGAGATGAAATTGGGAAGGATCTTTGTGCCCAAAGTTTATGCAGTTGTCATTGAGTGAGATCAACCATAAGATTAAAGGGATCCTTCACATGGGATAGTGAGTTGCCTTTTCCTATAGGTGACAATCAAATGCTTTAATGTTTTAAACAGCATTTGATGGCTTTTCCTTATTGTAAATGCTGATAATACAGAACATATAAATTACCCACAATCCCTTTACCCATAGAAACACTTAACATTTTAGAGtactttgtgttttcttctccAATCCTAACATTCTTggcaaaaatattataaataaaagttactAATTTTAACATATGTTGAGTATACCCTTTAACTGTTCAGTATGAGAATGTAAAGCAAGATGTAataaaatttgagttttaaaGTTTTGCTTTGAAATTATTCATTCAGAAATAGGGAGAACACTAACAGGAGTGGAAGATAGGAGATAAAGAGGTTGTGGGAATAATTCATGGAATTGGTATTCTCAATTTTTATATTCTGGGCCAAAAAGTGTCAGGAAACTATCTGGTCTCTATGATTGCAGTTCACTGGCAAAGTCATAAGAGGTGACATCTGGTGGTGGTGTTGAAGGACCATGAGAATGAGACTACTAGGGAATCTCTTTAAACACATGCATCTCCTAGTCCATTAGAATTAAGACTCTTCCTTTTcttggggggggtggtggtggtggtatacACACCAGGTTAGAATCCTCAACATTAACTGCTGGGTAGGACCAAGGACCTGGGAGACCATCATGTCCTTCTTCTCACTCAGCAGGTCTACAATAGAAATCTAAGTTTAGAGAGACCATGGCCAAGGTTCAAATTTCCAATCCTTCCAGACAACCATTAGTTGTTGTCTATGAAactgagggagaaagggaaggcagGAAACCAATATTAATATACTGTGCCTCAAttgtacattttctgtttttaatccatttaaaattcatttaaggCAGACATTTTTCCCTCCAGACTGCTTCTAGTGCAAGAGAAACAAGACAGCCATGAGCAGGGggaacattatttttctttcccaaaaaaggctagtgaaagaaaaaaatttttcctttaatagcTTATTAACAGTGCCtctttaaataaacagaaatgttgAAGCTTCTTCAACTGTGGGATTATCTTCTTCAGCTCCTTTAACACCAACAACCAAAGGTCTTGACCACAAGGCTACtgcttttttatatgtatatattttttggtaccaacgattgaactcagggggacgtGACCActgaggccacatccccagccctattttgtagtagggtttcactgagttgcttagtgcctcatagttgctgaggctggctttgaactcgcatttctcctgtctcagcctcccaaactgctgggattacaggtgagtaccactgagcctggcttgcTACTCCCTTTTTCAAGCGTAAGTCTTTAGGGAATGGCTTCTATTTGTACaggatttataattttaagaggacttgtttatatgtatataaacaaatatatatattatatatatatatatatatatataatgtaaaatggATAAgtctgccatttaaaaaaaaatcagtgataaaacCAAGGATAAGTTAATTTTGCTAACAAACTTGAGATTTGGAAAGGACAAATGCTGTGGAAAGcaagtattttttcaaaatatttccccaATATCCTGCACTTATTTttgagttttcctaatttttttcctttcgaGTTTttcggtgctggggatcaaacagtGTCTTGTGCATGTTAATAAGTatgtgatctaccactgagctacaccctcctATCCTGTCCTCTAGCCTTAAATAGTGCagaaaaatttgaatatataaaatcacaagaaaacattaaatttccTATAACCTTACCAACCCAGAGACAACCACTGGGATTGcacatttctagtatttttaatgcataaatgtattttttacatGGGATCATACAGTACAATTGTAATATTTAACAATCTATCATGAATGCTTTATTTCAAtattaatcaacaaattttaaCAGCTTTTAAGATTTTGTACATTCATGATGGTTTCtgaagtatatttattttcagatagaaTTTCAAAGTCCAAAGGCAATGCTTAAGGCTTCCGGTAGTCATTGCTAAGATATTGTCTACTCACATGACACCAGCAATAAATAGAATCCCAATTTCCCTGAATCTCTTATCAATTTTGGAAGTGCCATATCAATTACTTCAATGAACATTTTATGAGATTGACATATATGTGTTGTCCCTTGGCACTTACTCTTTTgtgattttcctattttaatgctAGTTTTTCATGGGAAGATAGCACAGTGATTTTACATAGGGTTATGAGTTCTACCTTCTAGACATGACCTTTAGCCTTCACTTCATCTGCCTAAAACATGGGctataatgagaaataaataatgtatacATACAGAGCCCTTAGCAAATACCTATTACATTTCTTACATGTAAGAGCTCTCTAGagtattttttccttctgctctaTATCAATTCCTATTTAATGTCTTTTCCTTCTCAGTTTGAGTATTTCTTTgtggaaaaagaggaaaatgaattgaGCAGCTC carries:
- the Znf24 gene encoding zinc finger protein 24 isoform X1, translated to MSEEITALAYHAPKEQEGLIIVKVEEENYVWGQDFGLQRNSQSQEVFRLRFRQFSYSDSSGPREAMSQLKELCSRWLKPEAHSKEQILELLVLEQFLAILPEELQAWVREQGPDNGEEAVTLLEELEKELNESRQQDSARGQKMIWKNTTCTGVLKSLSHSLRSLESQCKSETQEPQDFHERDGKMVADKMLTAKQEIIECVASTAISPGRLLGKIASVQIVEEALDGLDNSEMQRESATMNKMSQLPSQERQYSLAMFNKKIPTEQCFPECHGIEGNLNLNSNDITPQRIHTGDKLYECFDCGKAFCQSSKLIRHQRIHTGERPYACKECGKAFSLSSDLVRHQRIHSGEKPYECCECGKAFRGSSELIRHRRIHTGEKPYECGECGKAFSRSSALIQHKKIHTGDKGYECIECGKAFGRNSILIEHQRIHTGEKPYECNECGKSFNQSSALTQHQRIHTGEKPYECSECRKTFRHRSGLMQHQRTHTRV